A stretch of Brassica napus cultivar Da-Ae chromosome C6, Da-Ae, whole genome shotgun sequence DNA encodes these proteins:
- the LOC106411462 gene encoding extradiol ring-cleavage dioxygenase, with product MKPLELVGETESKNQDLTKTRERERDSMEKVNQTFFLSHGSPTLSIDDSLEARQFFKSWTNKVLPQKPKSILVISAHWDTKVPTVNTVLRNSTIHDFYGFPDPMYKLKYEAPGAIELGKRVKELLMGEGGMKRVDEDKNRGLDHGAWIPLMLMYPEADIPVCQLSVQSSQSGTYHYNMGKALASLKDEGVLIIGSGSATHNLRKLDSNITNGSAVPWALAFDHWLRDSLLQGRYGDVNEWEEKAPNAKMAHPWPEHFYPLHVAMGAAGGDAKAEQIHTSWQLGTLSYSSYSFTSSL from the exons ATGAAACCTTTAGAGTTGGTTGGTGAAACAGAGAGCAAGAATCAAGATTTGACCAAaacacgagagagagagagagattcgatGGAGAAAGTGAATCAAACGTTCTTCTTATCTCATGGCTCTCCTACATTGAGCATTGACGATAGCTTGGAAGCGAGACAGTTCTTCAAATCATGGACCAACAAAGTTTTGCCACAGAAACCCAAATCGATCTTGGTCATCTCCGCACATTGGGACACAAAAGTTCCAACCGTCAACACTGTTCTCCGCAATTCCACCATCCACGACTTCTATGGCTTCCCTGATCCCATGTAcaag CTGAAATATGAAGCACCTGGAGCTATTGAATTGGGGAAGAGGGTAAAAGAATTGTTAATGGGAGAAGGAGGAATGAAACGTGTTGATGAAGATAAAAACAGAGGACTGGATCATGGAGCTTGGATTCCTCTTATGTTGATGTATCCAGAGGCGGACATACCTGTTTGCCAGCTCTCTGTTCAATCATCTCAAAGTGGGACTTACCATTACAACATGGGCAAAGCATTGGCTTCACTTAAAGACGAAGGTGTTCTTATCATTGGATCAGGAAGTGCTACTCACAACTTGAGGAAGCTTGACTCTAATATAACTAATGGCTCAGCTGTTCCTTGGGCTTTGGCGTTTGATCATTGGCTCAGAGATTCTCTTCTTCAAGGAAG ATATGGAGATGTGAATGAGTGGGAAGAGAAAGCCCCAAATGCGAAAATGGCGCATCCTTGGCCTGAGCATTTTTACCCGCTGCACGTTGCAATGGGTGCAGCAGGTGGTGATGCAAAGGCAGAGCAAATTCACACAAGCTGGCAGCTTGGTACTCTGTCTTATTCATCTTACAGCTTCACTTCTTCCCTTTGA